One Brumimicrobium sp. DNA window includes the following coding sequences:
- a CDS encoding T9SS type A sorting domain-containing protein: protein MRLFIIIVYLMCFGQIIAQGAFYYKHIQPYSNQSFSVAESKNGFLIVGQNAVQGGESNGFLMKIDKQGNVIWDKIVNAPEPDKYENYRAVVYHDGYFYVGGLRRIEGNQHNLILKVDSNNGDIIGDYMFGNDKVLANDNLIGDIKLNSEGLLIATSGFDSTSMSTVAELIQLDFQANVLWKKIYSADLNTSHFSDRMTKIEPMDDGFLLKMNSLDVPLWQTNHFIIRTDLNGNEIWRKNMRNYQSSSTGSDSLLWFADATPFKKKNVIAHFVIDNITDSTYTQNIVVVEFDENGNEIFYKKYPEKAEGIGPSDIFSDNDNNIYIIGRQEVSPPYYSQLYAAKLNPEKEFLWENHYGEKDITELYIHSLLTSDGGVLIGGRDLLYEVSNNRYYSILVKTDCEGNTEWNYESCRSPSFDDITIFPNPSSDNFIVQIPTIPEHSVIRLEVYDMMGKLVSRNEYIDKEVLKINSSTWNSGVYHCIFYVDNEYFKSKKIIKN, encoded by the coding sequence ATGCGTTTATTTATAATCATAGTCTATTTAATGTGCTTTGGGCAAATTATTGCCCAAGGTGCATTTTACTATAAACATATTCAACCTTACAGTAATCAATCTTTTTCAGTAGCAGAGTCTAAAAATGGATTTTTAATTGTAGGTCAAAACGCTGTGCAAGGAGGTGAATCTAATGGCTTCTTAATGAAGATCGATAAACAAGGAAATGTAATTTGGGATAAAATTGTGAATGCTCCTGAGCCTGATAAGTATGAAAACTATAGAGCTGTAGTTTATCATGATGGGTATTTCTATGTTGGAGGTCTTAGGCGAATTGAAGGAAACCAACACAACCTAATATTAAAGGTCGATTCTAATAATGGGGATATAATTGGAGATTACATGTTTGGAAATGATAAGGTATTGGCAAATGACAATCTAATCGGAGATATAAAACTAAATTCTGAGGGATTATTAATAGCAACTTCAGGATTTGATTCAACTAGTATGAGTACAGTTGCAGAACTAATTCAATTAGACTTTCAAGCAAATGTTTTATGGAAGAAAATATACAGTGCTGACTTAAATACTTCTCACTTCTCTGACCGAATGACTAAAATTGAACCTATGGATGATGGATTTTTACTAAAGATGAATAGTTTGGATGTTCCTTTATGGCAAACTAATCATTTTATTATAAGAACAGATTTGAATGGAAATGAGATTTGGAGAAAGAATATGAGGAATTATCAGTCATCATCAACAGGATCAGATTCATTATTATGGTTTGCTGACGCTACACCTTTTAAAAAGAAAAATGTAATCGCTCATTTTGTAATTGATAATATCACAGACAGTACATACACACAAAATATTGTAGTTGTTGAATTTGATGAAAATGGAAATGAAATTTTTTATAAAAAATATCCCGAAAAGGCAGAAGGCATCGGTCCAAGTGATATTTTTTCAGATAATGATAATAATATTTACATAATAGGAAGACAGGAAGTATCTCCTCCTTATTATTCGCAGTTATATGCAGCTAAACTTAATCCTGAAAAAGAATTTTTATGGGAAAATCACTACGGAGAAAAAGACATTACTGAATTATATATTCATTCACTTCTTACTTCTGATGGAGGGGTATTGATAGGCGGAAGGGATTTACTTTATGAAGTTAGTAATAATCGATATTATAGCATACTTGTAAAAACAGATTGTGAAGGTAATACAGAGTGGAACTATGAAAGCTGTAGGTCTCCTAGTTTTGATGACATTACTATTTTCCCTAACCCAAGTTCGGATAATTTTATTGTGCAAATTCCCACAATTCCTGAGCATTCAGTAATAAGATTGGAAGTGTATGATATGATGGGAAAACTCGTTTCGAGAAATGAGTATATAGACAAAGAGGTACTCAAAATAAACTCTTCAACATGGAATTCAGGAGTTTATCATTGCATATTTTACGTAGATAATGAGTATTTCAAGTCGAAAAAGATTATTAAAAATTAA
- the narH gene encoding nitrate reductase subunit beta, producing MNVRAQMTMVFHLDKCIGCHTCSVACKNVWTDRRGAEYMWWNNVETKPGTGYPTKWEDQEIYKGGWEKNGDTVSLKGAGKLKGLKNIFHNPHLPTLEDYYHPWAYKYSDLFTAPEGDDQPIGRAVSLVTGEPIDIKSGPNWDDDLSGTPDYARKDVNFKDLDEVDQEAMFQLEQMTMMYLPRICNHCLNPACVASCPSGAIYKRGEDGIVLINQERCRAWRMCVTACPYKKSYYNWHTGKSEKCILCYPRLETGQAPACMHSCVGRIRYLGVMLYDADQIEKVAASPDDKLVDNHIAMYLDPNDPEVIAAARANGVHDSTIEAAQKSPIYKFVVEWGIALPLHPEFRTLPNLFYVPPMLPAMAQVDESGLYRTKTNELFPSIDQTRMPLKYLASLFSNGDTNKIAEIYQKMLSVKIHRRNATVGDLSPEQVQNLSQNTMIDADMANAIYRLTSLATFEERFVIPPGHREESIEMLEATADAKGETGFGFKIRPARGV from the coding sequence ATGAATGTAAGAGCACAAATGACCATGGTCTTCCACCTCGATAAATGTATCGGATGCCATACCTGTTCTGTTGCGTGTAAAAACGTATGGACAGATAGAAGAGGAGCTGAATATATGTGGTGGAACAACGTTGAAACCAAGCCCGGGACAGGATACCCTACAAAATGGGAAGATCAAGAAATATATAAAGGTGGTTGGGAAAAGAATGGAGATACTGTTTCTTTGAAAGGAGCAGGAAAATTGAAAGGATTAAAAAATATTTTCCATAATCCACATTTACCTACATTGGAAGATTATTACCATCCCTGGGCATACAAATACTCTGATTTGTTTACTGCACCAGAGGGAGATGATCAACCGATTGGTAGAGCAGTATCTTTAGTAACGGGTGAGCCAATTGATATTAAATCTGGACCAAACTGGGATGATGATTTGAGTGGTACGCCTGATTATGCTAGGAAAGATGTGAATTTTAAAGACTTGGATGAGGTAGATCAGGAGGCTATGTTCCAATTGGAGCAAATGACTATGATGTACTTGCCAAGAATCTGTAACCACTGTTTGAATCCTGCGTGTGTAGCATCTTGTCCTTCTGGTGCTATTTACAAAAGAGGGGAAGATGGTATCGTTTTGATTAATCAAGAACGTTGTAGAGCCTGGAGAATGTGTGTAACTGCTTGCCCTTATAAGAAAAGTTATTATAACTGGCATACAGGAAAATCTGAAAAATGTATTTTATGTTATCCTCGTTTGGAAACAGGACAAGCACCAGCATGTATGCACTCTTGTGTAGGTCGTATTAGATATTTAGGTGTTATGCTATACGATGCAGATCAAATTGAAAAAGTTGCTGCCTCTCCAGATGATAAATTAGTGGATAATCATATCGCTATGTACTTAGATCCAAACGATCCAGAAGTGATTGCAGCAGCAAGAGCAAATGGTGTTCATGATTCTACGATTGAAGCTGCTCAAAAATCTCCAATTTATAAATTTGTTGTTGAGTGGGGAATAGCACTTCCATTACATCCTGAATTTAGAACTTTACCAAATTTATTCTACGTACCGCCAATGCTTCCAGCAATGGCACAAGTAGATGAAAGTGGTTTGTATAGAACTAAAACAAACGAGTTGTTTCCAAGTATTGACCAAACAAGAATGCCATTGAAGTATTTAGCTTCTTTATTCTCTAATGGAGATACTAATAAAATTGCTGAAATCTATCAAAAGATGTTGAGTGTAAAAATTCACAGAAGAAATGCAACTGTAGGAGATTTATCTCCAGAACAAGTTCAAAATCTTTCTCAAAATACAATGATAGATGCTGATATGGCAAATGCAATTTATAGATTAACCTCATTAGCAACATTTGAAGAACGTTTTGTGATTCCTCCTGGACACAGAGAAGAATCTATCGAAATGCTTGAAGCTACCGCTGATGCTAAAGGAGAAACAGGATTCGGATTTAAAATTAGACCTGCAAGAGGTGTGTAA
- the narI gene encoding respiratory nitrate reductase subunit gamma has protein sequence MKRNQKISFSMIKSLNSLKIAFLFLLLLIPCFKLNAQAGKDNFDKLCATCHTITSKNLVGPGLAGVADKQSEEWLIKWIQNSQEFIASGDEDAIKISKEYNDVPMPAFPQLSEQEIKDIITYIAENGVADAGASSASAGGSAGTSGEDGGESLFGEYGFWFFLTIAVMGYILFRIRRKTKLALNHMGYNEENPHKVPNYLFLFVVYVGIAGLLSWFIVRLLEQDYGMINQLSFIALPYLSFGVFLIGSIYRYKNMGFKVSSLSTEFLEGNKLFWGSQAFHWSILILFFGHLIAFLFPASILAWNGSPVRLLILEFSAFAFGLTALFGVVLLIKRRLSTKTLKVVANKMDMVVYTVLLTQIISGLGVAFFVRWGSSWFSSVLSPYLASVFSFNPDIAAVSEMPWLIQLHIISAFVIIGIIPFTRFVHFLVAPIDYLWRRYQLVIWNWNPKRIRTSYRWNFGKKPRNH, from the coding sequence ATGAAACGAAATCAGAAAATAAGCTTTAGTATGATAAAAAGTTTAAATAGTTTAAAAATAGCATTCTTGTTCTTGCTATTATTGATTCCATGCTTTAAATTGAATGCTCAAGCAGGAAAGGATAATTTTGATAAGTTATGTGCAACCTGCCATACAATAACAAGTAAAAATTTAGTTGGTCCAGGTTTGGCTGGAGTGGCTGATAAACAAAGTGAGGAATGGTTAATAAAATGGATACAGAATTCTCAAGAATTTATTGCATCTGGTGATGAGGATGCGATTAAGATATCAAAGGAATATAATGATGTTCCTATGCCTGCTTTCCCTCAGTTGAGTGAGCAAGAGATTAAAGATATCATTACATATATTGCTGAGAATGGTGTTGCGGATGCAGGAGCTTCTTCTGCCTCAGCAGGTGGTTCTGCAGGAACTAGTGGAGAAGACGGTGGAGAGTCTCTTTTTGGAGAATATGGATTCTGGTTTTTCTTAACCATTGCTGTAATGGGGTATATACTATTTAGAATTCGTAGAAAAACGAAATTAGCACTTAACCACATGGGGTATAATGAAGAAAACCCACATAAAGTGCCAAATTATTTATTCTTATTTGTGGTATATGTTGGTATTGCAGGCTTGTTATCTTGGTTTATTGTTCGCTTGTTAGAACAAGATTACGGAATGATTAATCAGTTGTCCTTTATTGCTTTACCTTATCTGTCCTTTGGTGTATTTTTGATTGGATCCATATACAGATATAAGAATATGGGCTTTAAAGTTTCTTCACTTTCTACTGAATTTTTAGAAGGGAATAAACTATTTTGGGGATCTCAGGCTTTCCACTGGAGTATTTTGATTTTATTTTTTGGTCACCTAATTGCCTTCCTATTCCCTGCTTCTATATTAGCATGGAATGGTAGCCCGGTTAGATTATTGATCCTTGAATTTAGTGCATTTGCCTTTGGCTTGACTGCCTTATTTGGTGTTGTACTTCTCATAAAAAGAAGACTTTCGACAAAAACGTTAAAGGTTGTTGCTAACAAAATGGATATGGTGGTTTATACTGTTTTATTAACTCAAATTATATCAGGACTTGGTGTTGCTTTCTTTGTTAGATGGGGTTCTTCTTGGTTCTCTTCTGTGCTTTCCCCTTATTTGGCATCAGTCTTTTCATTCAATCCTGATATTGCAGCAGTTTCTGAAATGCCATGGTTAATACAACTTCATATCATATCTGCCTTTGTAATTATCGGAATAATACCTTTTACACGTTTTGTTCACTTTCTTGTTGCTCCAATTGATTACTTATGGAGAAGATACCAGTTGGTAATATGGAACTGGAATCCAAAAAGAATACGTACCTCATATAGATGGAATTTTGGTAAAAAACCAAGAAACCATTAA
- a CDS encoding nitrate reductase subunit alpha, with the protein MSWIEDIISPETRKWEEFYRNRWQYDKIVRSTHGVNCTGGCSWAIHVKDGIVVWEMQQLDYPQFNKEVPPYEPRGCQRGISYSWYLYSPIRVKYPIIRGALLDLFNEEKKKCGGDPVQAWANIQADKYKRIRYQRARGKGGFRRVRWDDVVELIAASNIYTIQKYGSDRIIGFAPIPAKSMLSYASGARYLQLMGAVNLSFYDWYCDLPNAFPEVWGEQTDVCESADWYKSKFIVSMGANLGMTRTPDIHFFSEARHNGTKTVVMSPDFSMVAKHADQWIPVHAGSDGAFWTAVTHVILTEFHVQRQVPYFMDYVKRFTDMPFLVRIEKDGEKFVPGRLMRVDETPNYKDVENGEWKFLNFDSKTGNLVSPMGTMGYRWQDKKGQWNLLFKDGETGVEYDPELTFLDKKDDVVQISYHDFGLAKDFKRGVPVRFVKDKQGNDVPVATIYDLLMGHYGVNRGLEGDYPKSYDETDQAYTPAWQEIFTGIDRKEVIQLAREWGVTAEKTEGACMVIVGAGINHWFHENLMYRSAIMTQLLTGCNGKNGGGMNHYVGQEKLAPMDSWSTIMSSKDWDTSPRLQQGPIWHYINSCQWRYDGNQRIYNTSPDNKLTNMHSADWAVMSVRNGWMPYYPQYSKSNFEIVKDAQKAGATTEDEMRNYIVSQIKSGELKHAIVEPDKEINFPRVWFIWKGNAIGTSAKGHEYFLDHYLGTHTNKIADEVAGDIVKDIHYMGDEGPKGKMDLVIDINFRMDTSALYSDIVLPTASWYEKADINSTDLHSFIHPLSEAIPPVWESKSDWQIFETLAKKVQEMAKTYLPEPMLDVVNQPLTHDSKDEITQPRLLDWSKSECEPIPGKTMHKIVFKERDYTKIYDKFITLGEGVAKNGLGAHGNHYMCEDVYQEMLDHKQHVIKLSDGKEYPSLKEDVEAINAILKLSTLTNGKLTVRAYGNMSVKTGLPDVAHLGDGFEQVSFEYRDLQSQPVRYNSSPVWSGLMNNGRTYAAYTYNVDMFVPWRTLTGRQHAYLDHDAYIAFGEHFPTYKPSPTPEAYGDLRVTVNDGQAKMLNCLTPHGKWHIHSTYGDTLRMLTLSRGNEPCWISEADAAELGINDNDHVEVYNDHGTYVTRACVSARIPKGVCIVYHAVERTYNIAKSQERRGKKGEPRRGGMNNSFTRVHLKPNLMCGGYGQFSYHFNYWGPVGSNRDTHVLVRKMKKVEY; encoded by the coding sequence ATGAGTTGGATTGAAGATATAATTTCCCCAGAAACCAGAAAATGGGAAGAGTTTTACAGAAACAGATGGCAATACGATAAAATTGTTCGAAGTACTCACGGTGTAAACTGTACCGGTGGTTGCTCTTGGGCTATTCACGTTAAAGACGGTATTGTTGTATGGGAAATGCAGCAATTAGATTATCCACAGTTTAATAAAGAAGTGCCTCCTTATGAACCTCGTGGGTGTCAAAGAGGGATTTCTTATTCTTGGTATTTGTATAGCCCAATTCGTGTGAAATATCCAATTATCAGAGGAGCTTTGCTTGATTTATTTAATGAAGAAAAGAAAAAATGTGGAGGAGATCCTGTTCAAGCATGGGCGAATATCCAAGCAGATAAATATAAGAGAATACGCTACCAAAGAGCTAGAGGTAAAGGTGGATTTAGAAGAGTGAGATGGGATGATGTAGTGGAATTAATAGCTGCTTCTAATATCTACACAATCCAAAAGTATGGCTCTGATAGAATCATTGGTTTTGCTCCGATTCCTGCAAAAAGTATGTTAAGTTATGCTTCAGGAGCAAGATATTTACAATTAATGGGAGCCGTAAACTTAAGTTTTTATGATTGGTATTGCGACCTTCCAAATGCTTTCCCTGAGGTTTGGGGAGAGCAAACTGACGTATGTGAAAGTGCTGACTGGTACAAATCTAAGTTTATTGTTTCCATGGGGGCAAACCTTGGTATGACACGTACGCCAGATATTCACTTCTTCTCTGAAGCTCGTCATAACGGAACAAAAACGGTAGTTATGTCGCCTGACTTTAGTATGGTGGCTAAGCATGCTGACCAATGGATACCTGTTCACGCGGGTTCTGATGGCGCCTTTTGGACAGCTGTAACGCATGTTATCTTAACTGAATTTCACGTTCAAAGACAAGTTCCATATTTCATGGATTATGTTAAACGCTTTACGGATATGCCTTTCTTAGTTAGAATTGAAAAAGATGGTGAAAAGTTTGTCCCTGGGCGTTTAATGCGTGTAGATGAAACTCCAAACTATAAAGATGTTGAGAATGGAGAGTGGAAATTCTTAAATTTTGATTCAAAAACAGGAAACCTAGTTTCTCCTATGGGAACTATGGGTTACCGTTGGCAAGATAAAAAGGGTCAATGGAATTTGCTATTCAAAGACGGAGAAACTGGTGTTGAATATGATCCTGAATTAACTTTCTTGGATAAGAAAGATGATGTAGTTCAAATTTCTTACCATGATTTTGGTTTAGCAAAAGACTTTAAACGTGGTGTTCCTGTAAGATTCGTTAAAGACAAGCAAGGAAATGATGTTCCAGTTGCTACTATTTACGATTTGTTAATGGGGCACTATGGAGTAAACAGAGGTTTAGAAGGAGATTATCCAAAATCGTATGATGAAACAGATCAGGCTTATACTCCAGCTTGGCAAGAAATCTTTACTGGTATCGATCGGAAAGAGGTTATTCAGTTGGCTAGAGAGTGGGGAGTAACTGCTGAAAAAACAGAAGGTGCATGTATGGTTATTGTAGGAGCTGGTATAAACCACTGGTTTCACGAAAATTTAATGTATCGTTCTGCAATTATGACTCAGTTGCTAACTGGATGTAACGGTAAGAATGGTGGAGGGATGAATCACTATGTTGGTCAAGAGAAATTAGCTCCCATGGATTCATGGTCAACTATAATGAGTTCTAAAGACTGGGATACTTCACCACGTTTACAGCAAGGGCCAATTTGGCACTACATTAATTCTTGCCAATGGAGATATGACGGAAATCAACGAATCTATAATACTTCACCAGATAATAAATTGACCAATATGCACTCTGCGGATTGGGCAGTAATGTCGGTGCGAAATGGTTGGATGCCTTACTATCCACAGTATAGTAAGAGTAATTTCGAGATTGTAAAAGATGCTCAAAAAGCAGGCGCTACAACTGAAGATGAGATGAGAAACTATATTGTTTCTCAGATTAAATCGGGAGAATTGAAACATGCTATCGTTGAACCAGATAAAGAAATAAATTTCCCGCGTGTGTGGTTTATTTGGAAAGGAAATGCAATTGGCACCTCTGCAAAAGGGCATGAATATTTCCTTGATCACTATTTAGGAACTCACACCAACAAGATAGCAGATGAAGTAGCTGGAGATATCGTTAAAGATATTCACTATATGGGTGATGAAGGTCCAAAAGGAAAAATGGATTTAGTAATTGATATTAACTTTAGAATGGATACATCAGCTTTGTATTCAGATATTGTATTGCCTACTGCTTCATGGTATGAGAAGGCAGATATTAATTCAACAGACCTACACTCATTTATACATCCATTGTCTGAAGCTATCCCACCGGTTTGGGAATCTAAATCAGACTGGCAAATCTTTGAAACACTAGCAAAGAAAGTTCAAGAGATGGCTAAAACTTATCTCCCTGAACCTATGCTAGATGTTGTGAACCAACCGTTGACTCATGACTCCAAAGACGAAATAACCCAACCAAGATTGTTAGATTGGTCAAAGAGTGAATGTGAGCCAATTCCTGGAAAAACAATGCATAAGATTGTATTTAAGGAAAGGGATTACACTAAAATTTATGACAAATTTATTACACTTGGAGAAGGTGTTGCTAAAAATGGTTTGGGAGCGCATGGGAATCACTATATGTGTGAAGATGTGTATCAAGAAATGCTAGATCATAAACAGCATGTCATAAAATTAAGTGATGGTAAAGAATATCCTTCTCTTAAAGAAGATGTAGAAGCTATTAATGCTATTTTAAAGCTTTCAACCCTTACTAATGGTAAATTAACGGTTAGAGCATATGGAAATATGTCTGTAAAAACTGGTTTACCTGATGTAGCACATTTAGGAGATGGTTTTGAACAAGTAAGTTTTGAATATAGAGATTTACAGTCACAGCCTGTTAGATACAATTCATCACCAGTTTGGTCAGGTTTGATGAACAACGGAAGAACGTATGCAGCTTATACCTATAACGTTGATATGTTCGTCCCTTGGAGAACACTCACAGGAAGACAACATGCTTATCTTGATCATGATGCGTATATAGCATTCGGAGAACATTTCCCAACTTACAAGCCTTCACCAACGCCAGAAGCATATGGAGACTTACGTGTAACAGTCAATGATGGTCAGGCTAAAATGCTAAACTGTTTGACGCCTCACGGTAAATGGCATATTCACTCAACGTATGGAGATACTTTAAGAATGTTAACACTCTCTAGAGGGAATGAGCCATGCTGGATTAGTGAAGCAGATGCAGCTGAATTAGGAATTAATGATAACGACCATGTGGAAGTGTATAACGACCACGGTACGTATGTAACTCGAGCCTGTGTGAGTGCTCGTATTCCTAAGGGTGTATGTATTGTATATCATGCCGTTGAGCGTACTTATAATATTGCCAAATCTCAAGAGAGAAGAGGTAAGAAAGGAGAACCAAGACGTGGTGGTATGAACAACTCATTTACACGAGTGCATTTGAAGCCAAACTTAATGTGTGGTGGTTATGGGCAGTTTTCTTACCATTTCAATTATTGGGGACCTGTTGGATCTAACCGTGATACACATGTTTTAGTTAGAAAAATGAAGAAAGTAGAATATTAA
- a CDS encoding S8 family serine peptidase gives MPDSVYLYNKEHQKDWYYVQKDVFSFNFTDNSIYNYDLPGYIDSTSTYSNSFSIFNFVYFSNTSTKEQREEFINSLKSLENFKSYAWSISKTKDAHYSENKYYPTDDLILVTFKDPNLSSIKVNNLANKYNLKLVYEPIEGLPEEVSWSYIFQLKESTEIDSMATINISAKINENEIDLVKLAEPNAFSVEPLICQPTTEMALTPGNIRGTWHIRNTGDVIWNGPSGKNDADADLCECWGAGYTGKGIKMGIIDFGGIEFSHNDFEGSNIPKAFNAMSEQYETSDFQLQYNGHAMQVTGIVAATPNNTTLGQRWAVGAAYNTEVIPYINEFTDIPTMNTQIVKSIQAAVFEGVDIINMSFKTNAAFGSIDIQINNAIATGRPDPNNPNIALGIVCVAAVGNDDVEGSHFPANMPNVIGVGWSNPNDYRCSSNAPGGGWSVTSGQGSTYGPPEYNYDVVAPGELLMTTILSLLGQGSHTVTLGSSFSSPIVASIAAMILEKNPSLTWSDVRDLIRDGAEKVNSDTYDYNMFGNAPGYNNEMFYGRVSCINSINQTSNIAEEEKSIELTVMNMGEYQYLVFIPESGKIQPYELYDMSGRLLLNGNAAPGNFEIPIDLSSYHRGIYILKIYNSERTILSTKLMK, from the coding sequence ATGCCAGATAGTGTTTATCTATATAATAAGGAACATCAGAAAGATTGGTACTATGTTCAAAAAGATGTGTTTAGTTTCAACTTCACCGATAATTCTATTTACAACTATGATTTACCAGGTTACATAGATTCTACATCAACTTACTCAAATTCTTTTTCAATTTTTAATTTTGTTTATTTTTCCAATACATCTACAAAAGAACAGCGTGAAGAATTTATAAATTCTTTAAAATCTCTAGAGAACTTTAAATCTTATGCTTGGAGTATTAGCAAAACTAAGGATGCCCATTACTCAGAAAACAAATATTACCCAACTGATGATTTGATCCTAGTTACGTTTAAAGACCCAAATTTATCCAGCATTAAGGTTAATAATCTTGCCAACAAATACAACTTAAAACTTGTGTATGAACCCATTGAAGGACTTCCAGAAGAAGTTAGTTGGTCTTATATTTTCCAGTTGAAAGAATCCACAGAGATCGACTCTATGGCAACGATTAATATATCTGCTAAAATTAATGAAAATGAAATAGATTTGGTAAAGTTAGCTGAACCTAATGCATTTTCAGTAGAGCCACTTATCTGCCAGCCAACAACAGAAATGGCTCTAACTCCAGGTAATATTCGAGGGACATGGCACATTAGAAACACTGGAGATGTAATCTGGAATGGACCATCAGGAAAAAATGATGCGGATGCAGACCTTTGTGAATGTTGGGGAGCGGGATATACTGGCAAAGGAATTAAAATGGGTATCATTGATTTTGGTGGTATTGAGTTTTCTCACAATGATTTTGAAGGTTCCAATATTCCTAAAGCATTTAATGCAATGTCAGAGCAATATGAAACATCAGACTTCCAACTTCAATATAATGGGCATGCAATGCAAGTAACGGGTATTGTTGCAGCAACTCCTAACAATACCACTCTAGGTCAAAGATGGGCTGTAGGAGCCGCATACAACACTGAAGTTATTCCATATATTAATGAGTTTACCGATATACCCACTATGAATACTCAAATAGTTAAATCTATACAAGCTGCTGTTTTTGAAGGGGTGGATATTATCAATATGAGCTTTAAAACTAACGCTGCTTTTGGATCAATAGATATTCAAATTAACAATGCCATTGCAACTGGAAGACCCGATCCAAATAATCCTAATATTGCGTTAGGTATAGTTTGTGTTGCAGCCGTTGGTAATGATGATGTAGAAGGGAGTCATTTTCCCGCCAATATGCCAAATGTAATTGGGGTTGGCTGGTCGAATCCTAATGATTATCGTTGTTCTTCCAATGCTCCTGGTGGTGGTTGGTCAGTAACCTCAGGGCAAGGCTCAACGTATGGTCCTCCTGAATATAACTATGATGTTGTGGCACCAGGAGAATTATTAATGACCACCATTTTAAGTCTATTAGGGCAAGGGAGTCATACTGTTACTCTAGGTTCTTCATTTTCTTCTCCCATTGTTGCTTCTATAGCAGCAATGATTTTAGAAAAGAATCCTTCACTTACTTGGAGTGATGTAAGAGATTTAATCAGAGATGGTGCTGAAAAAGTAAATTCCGATACTTATGACTATAATATGTTTGGAAATGCACCCGGTTACAATAATGAAATGTTTTATGGAAGGGTAAGTTGCATTAACTCTATTAATCAAACATCGAATATTGCAGAAGAAGAAAAATCAATTGAACTTACGGTTATGAACATGGGGGAGTATCAATATTTAGTTTTTATCCCCGAAAGTGGAAAGATTCAACCTTATGAATTATATGATATGTCTGGTAGATTATTATTAAATGGAAATGCAGCACCTGGAAATTTTGAAATCCCAATCGATTTATCTTCATATCATAGAGGAATATATATTCTTAAAATTTATAATTCAGAAAGAACCATACTTTCAACAAAACTGATGAAATAA
- a CDS encoding cytochrome c encodes MIHIIEIGVECPNICIVKLVNMKRIKIIRLLALLSVGFLLQTQSVALSNEGQMTPEEIAGKKYFEGATRFENRGPSCITCHSVANNKVIKGGLLAKDLTDVYSRMGEGISAWLMAPPFPAMDVSYRNHALTDKERTDLQAFLKYVNDNQEGQSLDKGYSTMLLAGGSGVVGVFVLISLIWFNRKKKMVKRDIFDRQLQAWDAKH; translated from the coding sequence ATGATTCACATCATAGAAATAGGAGTTGAATGTCCTAATATTTGTATCGTAAAATTAGTGAATATGAAACGAATTAAAATAATCAGATTATTGGCATTGTTGAGCGTAGGATTTTTATTACAAACTCAGTCAGTTGCCTTATCAAATGAGGGACAAATGACTCCAGAAGAAATAGCTGGTAAAAAATATTTTGAAGGAGCAACCCGATTTGAAAATAGGGGGCCTTCATGTATTACTTGTCATTCTGTAGCCAATAATAAGGTGATAAAGGGAGGTTTATTAGCAAAAGATTTAACAGATGTTTATTCCCGTATGGGAGAAGGTATTTCAGCTTGGTTGATGGCACCTCCATTTCCTGCTATGGATGTGTCTTATCGTAATCATGCTTTAACAGATAAAGAAAGAACAGATTTACAGGCTTTCTTGAAATATGTTAATGATAATCAGGAAGGACAAAGCCTTGATAAGGGTTATAGTACTATGCTGCTTGCAGGAGGAAGTGGCGTAGTTGGCGTCTTTGTGTTAATCAGTCTGATTTGGTTTAATAGAAAGAAGAAAATGGTTAAGAGAGACATCTTTGATCGCCAATTACAAGCGTGGGATGCAAAACATTAA